A portion of the Oscillospiraceae bacterium genome contains these proteins:
- a CDS encoding TAXI family TRAP transporter solute-binding subunit translates to MKRKWIAALLAGCMLAALLLTGCSAAETVKRLRFGVAGEGGVYHNFGEQFAALENETSNGTIELRTTAGSAANLRLLTGEYLQLAIAQADLAQDAYNQTGIFAEEEDIRGFGAVAALYTEACQVIVRADSDIQSIEDLQGKTVSIGAEESGSEQNALQILSAYGLNDRLVDTINLNYTDAADQLKAGKIDAIVITVGTPSPVVTELAGECGIRLLNVDGTAAQRLLSSYNAYRKVTIPAGTYPGQDADVQTVGVKAVLLASDSLPAKQVQQLTELLFSSREALEEQLGLALDPETDAVEGVGIPFHAGAAAWYKQAGITVD, encoded by the coding sequence ATGAAACGCAAATGGATCGCGGCACTGCTGGCCGGTTGTATGTTGGCCGCACTGTTGCTCACCGGCTGCTCTGCCGCCGAGACGGTCAAGCGTCTGCGCTTTGGCGTTGCCGGCGAGGGTGGTGTCTACCACAATTTTGGTGAGCAGTTTGCCGCGCTGGAAAACGAGACTTCCAACGGCACCATCGAGCTCCGGACCACCGCCGGTTCGGCCGCCAACCTGCGCCTGCTCACCGGCGAATACCTGCAGCTGGCCATTGCGCAGGCCGACCTCGCACAGGACGCCTACAACCAGACCGGCATTTTTGCAGAGGAGGAGGACATCCGCGGCTTCGGCGCGGTAGCAGCCCTGTACACCGAGGCCTGTCAGGTCATCGTGCGGGCCGACTCGGACATCCAGTCCATCGAGGACCTGCAGGGCAAAACCGTGAGCATCGGCGCGGAGGAATCCGGCTCCGAGCAGAATGCCCTTCAGATCCTGTCTGCCTACGGCCTGAACGACCGCCTGGTGGACACCATCAACCTGAACTATACCGACGCTGCCGACCAGCTCAAGGCCGGTAAGATCGACGCCATCGTCATCACAGTCGGCACCCCCAGCCCGGTGGTCACCGAGCTGGCAGGCGAATGCGGCATCCGCCTGCTGAATGTGGACGGCACCGCGGCGCAGCGCCTGCTGAGCAGCTACAACGCCTACCGTAAGGTCACCATCCCGGCCGGCACTTATCCCGGCCAGGATGCCGACGTGCAGACCGTGGGTGTCAAAGCCGTTCTGCTGGCCAGCGATTCTCTGCCCGCAAAGCAGGTGCAGCAGCTCACCGAACTGCTGTTCTCCAGCCGGGAAGCGCTGGAAGAGCAGCTTGGCCTTGCACTGGACCCGGAGACCGACGCAGTAGAGGGCGTTGGCATCCCCTTCCACGCAGGCGCAGCGGCCTGGTATAAGCAGGCCGGAATTACGGTGGACTGA
- a CDS encoding cell envelope biogenesis protein TolA, with protein sequence MATKKKEEELAAPEAQSGYDTSGLENRQQVEEAMAGAGYRPGQSVTDAANALKEWQDKRPEAYQSGYQDRINEVLDRLLARENFAYSYTQDPLYRQYAQQYVQNAHNASADAAAQAAALTGGYGSSYAASAAQQAYQQQIGALNEAIPSLYSLALDTYTSGGDELVSRLDQLNAQEQSAQEQYDRKLSDYYTQLQQKGEDYNNAYAQDYGQYQDYLSRLDTLHGYYTAQEQAQASRRQQTFNGIMTVLGVIGDAIQLAISGTTGIGSLAGSLLNTGYNIVSGTRAYEADRADTAWNQQMQEKQRQDSLTQQRYENEASERAYQDALKQQAFNNSVTSEKLNIAKGEWALKQSNAQAKASRAAGSAAAKSRGSGKASGSAAGTNALKGSSVVPFTAALLRSRGKSDTSIANALQKEGYTTSEIAKILQQMNQ encoded by the coding sequence ATGGCGACCAAAAAGAAAGAGGAAGAACTGGCAGCGCCGGAGGCGCAGAGCGGCTATGACACCAGCGGCCTGGAAAACCGACAGCAGGTGGAAGAGGCCATGGCAGGGGCCGGTTACCGCCCCGGCCAGAGCGTGACCGACGCCGCAAACGCGCTGAAGGAGTGGCAGGACAAGCGCCCGGAGGCGTACCAGAGCGGCTACCAGGACCGCATCAATGAGGTGCTGGACCGTCTGCTGGCACGGGAGAATTTTGCCTACAGCTATACGCAGGACCCGCTGTACCGGCAGTACGCCCAGCAGTACGTCCAGAACGCCCACAACGCCAGTGCCGATGCCGCTGCACAGGCGGCAGCCCTGACCGGCGGTTACGGCTCCAGCTATGCGGCCAGTGCGGCACAACAGGCCTACCAGCAGCAGATTGGTGCGTTGAACGAGGCCATCCCCAGCCTGTACAGTCTGGCACTGGACACCTACACCAGCGGCGGCGATGAGCTGGTATCGCGGTTGGACCAGCTGAACGCCCAGGAACAGAGTGCGCAGGAGCAGTACGACCGGAAGCTCTCAGATTACTACACCCAGCTGCAGCAGAAAGGGGAGGATTACAACAACGCCTACGCGCAGGATTACGGGCAGTATCAGGACTATCTGAGCCGTCTGGACACCCTGCACGGCTACTATACTGCGCAGGAACAGGCACAGGCCAGCCGCCGCCAGCAGACCTTCAACGGCATCATGACCGTGCTGGGGGTCATCGGGGATGCGATCCAGCTGGCCATCAGCGGCACCACCGGCATCGGCTCGCTGGCGGGCAGCCTGCTGAACACCGGGTACAACATCGTGTCTGGCACCCGCGCCTACGAGGCCGACCGTGCCGATACGGCATGGAACCAGCAGATGCAGGAAAAGCAGCGGCAGGACAGTTTGACCCAGCAGCGCTATGAGAATGAAGCCAGCGAGCGCGCCTATCAGGATGCGCTGAAGCAGCAGGCCTTCAACAACAGCGTTACCTCGGAAAAGCTGAACATTGCCAAGGGCGAGTGGGCGCTCAAGCAGTCCAATGCGCAGGCAAAGGCCAGCCGTGCAGCGGGCAGCGCTGCTGCAAAAAGCAGGGGCAGCGGCAAGGCATCGGGGAGCGCTGCGGGAACGAATGCGCTGAAGGGCAGCAGTGTTGTGCCCTTTACGGCGGCACTGCTGCGCAGCCGTGGCAAGAGTGACACGTCCATTGCCAATGCCCTGCAGAAAGAGGGCTACACCACCAGCGAGATCGCAAAGATCCTGCAGCAGATGAACCAGTAA
- a CDS encoding ribosomal-processing cysteine protease Prp, translating into MMKVCYSELDGPEGLSCRLEAAGHAGFAPAGQDIVCAGASTLMQALVYLLAGEENAHADTWEEPDGPRLAVQADAPCAAWVQGAFELAKAGFTLLAERYPDNIRFADVSRRGEQSMMDLQMFAEEAAPAAPALSPAQARQAVASGTMEPGKKTAQPAPEAKPDPEPTEPETPQPELPRPAVPPLPLQARNAVRELHARWAAEEADLRRSQPEFRLQEELKNPEMRRLMQLPGMRMRDAYRLAHYDESLHRAAQAVEQGVVQRIQQRAARPAENGIRPGGAATVHPDVASMTRAQREALERRVLHGAQIEL; encoded by the coding sequence ATGATGAAAGTATGTTACAGCGAGCTGGATGGCCCCGAGGGCCTGAGCTGCCGACTGGAGGCTGCCGGACATGCAGGCTTTGCCCCTGCCGGGCAGGACATCGTGTGCGCCGGGGCAAGCACCCTGATGCAGGCACTGGTGTACCTGCTGGCCGGGGAAGAAAATGCCCATGCCGACACCTGGGAGGAACCGGACGGGCCGCGTCTGGCCGTGCAGGCCGACGCACCCTGTGCTGCATGGGTGCAGGGTGCCTTTGAGCTGGCCAAGGCGGGGTTCACCCTGCTGGCCGAGCGCTACCCGGACAATATCCGCTTTGCGGATGTGAGCCGCCGGGGCGAACAGAGCATGATGGACCTGCAGATGTTTGCAGAAGAGGCAGCGCCTGCGGCCCCGGCCCTGAGTCCGGCACAGGCCCGGCAGGCCGTTGCCTCCGGGACGATGGAACCGGGGAAGAAAACTGCGCAGCCGGCGCCGGAAGCAAAACCGGATCCGGAGCCGACCGAGCCGGAGACGCCCCAGCCGGAGCTGCCCCGCCCGGCGGTGCCGCCCCTGCCGCTGCAGGCCCGAAACGCGGTGCGGGAGCTGCATGCCCGCTGGGCGGCTGAGGAAGCCGATCTGCGCCGCAGCCAGCCGGAGTTCCGCCTGCAGGAGGAGCTGAAGAACCCGGAGATGCGCCGCCTGATGCAGCTGCCCGGCATGCGGATGCGGGACGCCTACCGTCTGGCCCACTACGACGAGAGCCTGCACCGTGCGGCACAGGCCGTGGAGCAGGGCGTGGTGCAGCGCATCCAGCAGCGGGCCGCCCGCCCCGCAGAAAACGGCATCCGCCCCGGTGGTGCGGCCACGGTGCACCCGGATGTGGCCAGCATGACCCGCGCCCAGCGCGAAGCTTTGGAGCGCCGTGTGCTGCACGGTGCTCAGATCGAACTGTAA
- a CDS encoding chemotaxis protein translates to MGQRKTSKGLDSLSRATDILSTLLAQQVRELNARQRENRRSGAEDPGTMKGLKEATAVLKDLAAVARSLNDQGVQAEGTESGVVLLPQVEEEEP, encoded by the coding sequence ATGGGGCAGAGGAAAACGTCCAAGGGGCTGGACAGCCTGAGCCGGGCCACCGACATCCTGAGCACGCTTCTGGCACAGCAGGTGCGGGAGCTGAATGCCCGGCAGCGGGAGAACCGCCGCAGCGGGGCAGAGGACCCAGGCACCATGAAGGGCCTGAAGGAGGCCACGGCGGTGCTGAAGGATCTGGCTGCGGTGGCGCGGTCGCTGAACGACCAGGGCGTGCAGGCGGAAGGAACGGAGAGCGGTGTGGTGCTGCTGCCGCAGGTGGAGGAGGAAGAACCATGA
- a CDS encoding substrate-binding domain-containing protein, producing MKMISRRDFLKASAVVGATAAMTACGGSSSSTAASTASSAAASSTAASAAGSANIGVCIYQFADNFMTLYRTDLEEYLKDMGYSVTIMDGKNDQNTQTEQINTFLQQGVDVLVINPVQTTSAQTIVDTVSPSGTPIVFINREPDKSVLDSYAGKCCYVGADARQSGTYQGQLILETETQGDINGDGKITYIMCKGDPENIDAQYRTEYSIKALTDAGKEVECLYEYLDNWDQTTAQQDVANALSQYGDKIEVVFCNNDAMALGALQSIQQAGRTVGKDIYLVGVDALAEAVQDVLDGNMTGTVLNDDVGQATAAAEATKLYVEGSAVEQYYWVDYVKVTKDNASQYVK from the coding sequence ATGAAAATGATTTCTCGTCGTGACTTCCTGAAGGCTTCTGCTGTCGTGGGCGCAACCGCTGCCATGACCGCATGTGGCGGTTCCTCCAGCTCTACTGCTGCTTCCACTGCTTCTTCCGCTGCTGCTTCCAGCACCGCTGCTTCTGCTGCCGGCTCTGCCAACATCGGTGTCTGCATCTATCAGTTCGCTGATAACTTCATGACCCTGTACCGCACCGATCTGGAAGAGTACCTGAAGGACATGGGCTACTCCGTCACCATCATGGACGGCAAGAACGACCAGAACACCCAGACCGAGCAGATCAACACCTTCCTGCAGCAGGGTGTCGATGTCCTGGTCATCAACCCCGTGCAGACCACTTCCGCACAGACCATCGTGGACACCGTTTCTCCCTCCGGCACTCCCATCGTGTTCATCAACCGTGAGCCCGACAAGAGCGTTCTGGATTCTTACGCAGGCAAGTGCTGCTACGTCGGTGCTGACGCACGTCAGTCCGGTACTTACCAGGGCCAGCTGATCCTGGAGACCGAGACCCAGGGCGATATCAACGGCGACGGCAAGATCACTTACATTATGTGCAAGGGCGACCCCGAGAACATCGATGCTCAGTACCGCACCGAGTACTCCATCAAGGCTCTGACCGATGCCGGCAAGGAAGTGGAGTGCCTGTACGAGTACCTGGACAACTGGGATCAGACCACCGCTCAGCAGGACGTTGCAAACGCTCTGTCTCAGTACGGCGATAAGATCGAAGTCGTGTTCTGCAACAACGACGCAATGGCACTGGGCGCTCTGCAGTCCATCCAGCAGGCCGGCCGCACCGTCGGCAAGGACATCTATCTGGTCGGCGTCGATGCACTGGCCGAGGCTGTTCAGGACGTTCTGGACGGCAACATGACCGGTACCGTGCTGAACGATGACGTGGGCCAGGCCACCGCAGCTGCCGAGGCTACCAAGCTGTACGTCGAAGGCTCCGCTGTCGAGCAGTACTACTGGGTCGACTATGTCAAGGTCACCAAGGACAACGCATCTCAGTATGTGAAGTAA
- the gltS gene encoding sodium/glutamate symporter, with amino-acid sequence MKIELDMYQTLALAVLVLMLGKFLRERVRLLDKFCIPAPVIGGVLFAIFTCICYVTGVAEFAFDDTLKEVCMVMFFTSVGFQANLKVLKSGGKAMIVFLGVVIVLIVSQNFLAVGLANLLDVDPLVGLCTGSIPMVGGHGTAGAFGPVLEDFGIKGATTLCTAAATYGLIAGSMMGGPLGKMLIERHHLLDTIVPEDDSLLVEEEIKHERHSSMYPAASFQLIIAMGIGTVLSKLLSLTGMTFPIYIGAMIAAACIRNLGEYGGKFTVYMGEINDIGGICLSLFLGMAMITLKIWQLAELALPLVVLLAGQTLFMILYSFAIVYNVMGRDYDAAVIVSGTCGFGMGATPNAMANMQAVCDKYSPSVKAYLLIPLVGSLFADFINSLVITVFINFI; translated from the coding sequence ATGAAGATCGAATTGGATATGTATCAGACCCTGGCCCTTGCGGTGCTGGTGCTGATGCTGGGCAAGTTTCTGCGGGAACGGGTACGCCTGCTGGATAAATTCTGCATCCCCGCGCCGGTCATCGGCGGCGTGCTGTTTGCCATTTTCACCTGCATCTGCTATGTGACCGGCGTGGCAGAGTTCGCCTTTGACGACACCCTCAAAGAGGTGTGCATGGTCATGTTCTTCACCTCGGTGGGCTTTCAGGCCAACCTCAAGGTGTTGAAAAGCGGCGGCAAGGCCATGATCGTGTTCCTGGGCGTCGTCATCGTGCTGATCGTCAGCCAGAACTTCCTGGCCGTTGGGCTGGCCAACCTGCTGGATGTGGACCCGCTGGTGGGCCTTTGCACCGGCTCCATCCCCATGGTGGGCGGCCACGGCACCGCCGGTGCCTTTGGCCCGGTGCTGGAGGACTTTGGCATCAAGGGTGCCACCACCCTGTGCACCGCCGCCGCCACCTACGGCCTGATCGCCGGCAGCATGATGGGCGGCCCGCTCGGCAAGATGCTCATTGAGCGCCACCACCTGCTGGACACCATCGTGCCCGAGGACGACAGCCTGCTGGTGGAAGAAGAGATCAAGCACGAGCGTCACAGCAGCATGTACCCCGCCGCCAGCTTCCAGCTGATCATCGCCATGGGCATCGGCACGGTGCTGAGCAAGCTGCTCAGCCTGACCGGCATGACCTTCCCCATCTACATCGGTGCCATGATCGCCGCCGCCTGCATCCGCAATCTGGGCGAATACGGCGGCAAGTTCACGGTATATATGGGCGAGATCAACGACATCGGCGGCATCTGCCTGTCGCTCTTCCTTGGCATGGCCATGATCACCCTGAAGATCTGGCAGCTGGCCGAGCTGGCTCTGCCGCTGGTGGTACTGCTGGCCGGTCAGACCCTGTTCATGATCCTGTATTCTTTTGCGATCGTGTACAACGTCATGGGCCGCGACTACGACGCGGCCGTCATCGTTTCCGGCACCTGCGGCTTCGGCATGGGTGCCACCCCCAACGCCATGGCCAACATGCAGGCCGTGTGCGACAAGTATTCCCCTTCCGTCAAGGCCTATCTGCTCATCCCGCTGGTGGGCAGTCTGTTCGCGGATTTCATCAACAGCCTTGTCATTACGGTATTCATCAACTTTATCTGA
- a CDS encoding N4-gp56 family major capsid protein, whose translation MMNFNIQLFADNLQNTTATMSKEMKIFYEKRLIDQAEPRLVHDQFADYYPVPQNGGKTIEFRKYDSLPKATTPLTEGVTPNGQALNVTTITSDLHQYGGWTPLTDVLQMTAIDNNVVQATRVLASQAGRTMDSITRDVLAGGTNVIYAPKQAADGTETAVTSRKTLDKSCTLTPKLFFQAAAQLGAMNADPIGDSYIAIIHPYAAYDLKTCKEFIEVHKYADPDTMFRGEIGKLGNIRFIETSEAKIWKDETCPTGLAVFGTLVLGAHAYGVTELEGGGLEHIVKQLGYGDDPLNQRASVGWKGMRAAERLVEQYMVRIESVSSYSANAAAN comes from the coding sequence ATGATGAACTTCAACATCCAGCTGTTTGCCGACAACCTGCAGAACACCACGGCCACCATGTCCAAGGAGATGAAGATCTTCTATGAGAAGCGTCTCATCGACCAGGCAGAGCCGCGTCTGGTGCATGACCAGTTCGCGGATTACTACCCGGTGCCCCAGAACGGCGGCAAGACCATCGAGTTCCGCAAGTACGACAGCCTGCCCAAGGCCACTACGCCCCTGACCGAGGGCGTGACCCCCAACGGTCAGGCCCTGAACGTGACCACCATCACCAGCGACCTGCACCAGTACGGCGGCTGGACCCCGCTGACCGACGTGCTGCAGATGACCGCCATTGACAACAACGTGGTGCAGGCCACCCGTGTGCTGGCCAGCCAGGCGGGCCGCACCATGGACAGCATCACCCGCGATGTGCTGGCCGGCGGCACCAATGTGATCTATGCACCCAAGCAGGCCGCCGACGGCACCGAGACCGCCGTGACCAGCCGCAAGACGCTGGACAAGAGCTGTACCCTGACCCCCAAGCTGTTCTTCCAGGCAGCGGCCCAGCTGGGTGCCATGAACGCCGACCCCATCGGCGACAGCTATATTGCCATCATCCACCCCTATGCGGCCTACGACCTCAAGACCTGCAAGGAGTTCATTGAGGTGCATAAGTACGCCGACCCGGACACCATGTTCCGCGGCGAGATCGGTAAGCTGGGCAACATCCGCTTCATCGAGACCAGCGAGGCCAAGATCTGGAAAGATGAGACCTGCCCCACCGGCTTGGCGGTGTTCGGTACCCTGGTGCTGGGTGCCCATGCCTACGGTGTGACCGAGCTGGAGGGCGGCGGCCTGGAGCACATCGTCAAGCAGCTGGGCTACGGCGATGACCCGCTGAACCAGCGCGCTTCGGTGGGCTGGAAGGGCATGCGTGCTGCCGAACGTCTGGTGGAGCAGTACATGGTGCGCATCGAGAGCGTGTCCAGCTACTCGGCCAACGCCGCCGCAAACTGA
- a CDS encoding beta-methylgalactoside transporter, which produces MEATKKLNGKAVTKWLSNNAIIVMMLAVSLIVGIMHPNFFSGTNMINLFKNVSIRYIIALGISGCLITTGNDLSAGRLAGFAACLACIFAQTEGASGKFYPNMHTLPTPVVFILVIAICAIIGLCNGLVVSYLKVQPFIATLGMQQVVYGICLVYTGGTPIGSLNKNFTSLASNTIIGIPVLIWIALVVAACFWFLYNKTRHGKYMYAIGGNEAAAEVAGVNVYATKIRIYILASCMFGLAGCLLAAKSGGASVNTAQGYELDAIAACTIGGVSTTGGVGTVPGVLVGVLVFELMKVALQFMNVNSSYTYIVQGLVIIVAVAIDIRKYLAKK; this is translated from the coding sequence GTGGAAGCTACCAAAAAATTGAATGGCAAGGCTGTGACCAAATGGCTCAGCAACAACGCCATTATCGTGATGATGCTGGCCGTGTCCCTGATCGTCGGCATCATGCATCCCAACTTCTTCTCGGGCACGAACATGATCAACCTGTTCAAGAACGTGTCCATCCGCTACATCATCGCACTGGGTATTTCCGGCTGCCTGATCACCACCGGCAACGACCTGTCGGCCGGTCGTCTGGCTGGTTTTGCCGCCTGCCTGGCCTGCATCTTTGCGCAGACCGAGGGCGCATCCGGTAAGTTCTACCCCAACATGCACACCCTGCCCACCCCGGTGGTGTTCATCCTGGTCATCGCCATCTGCGCCATCATCGGCCTGTGCAACGGTCTGGTGGTCAGCTACCTGAAGGTGCAGCCCTTCATCGCAACCCTGGGCATGCAGCAGGTGGTCTACGGTATCTGCCTGGTGTACACCGGCGGTACCCCCATTGGCTCCCTGAACAAGAACTTCACCTCCCTGGCCTCCAACACCATCATCGGCATCCCCGTGCTGATCTGGATCGCTCTGGTCGTGGCCGCGTGCTTCTGGTTCCTGTACAACAAGACCCGTCACGGCAAGTACATGTACGCCATCGGCGGCAACGAAGCTGCTGCTGAGGTGGCCGGTGTCAACGTGTACGCTACCAAGATCCGCATCTACATCCTGGCTTCCTGCATGTTCGGTCTGGCAGGCTGCCTGCTGGCTGCAAAGTCCGGCGGCGCATCCGTCAACACCGCACAGGGCTATGAGCTGGACGCCATCGCAGCCTGCACCATCGGCGGTGTTTCCACCACCGGCGGCGTCGGCACCGTGCCCGGCGTTCTGGTCGGCGTTCTGGTCTTTGAGCTGATGAAGGTCGCTCTGCAGTTCATGAACGTCAACTCCTCTTACACCTACATCGTCCAGGGCCTTGTCATCATCGTGGCTGTGGCCATTGATATCCGCAAGTACCTGGCAAAGAAGTAA
- a CDS encoding terminase family protein, with product MNTEEHRTPVVWRPQPRQAEFMRRPEPEALYGGAAGGGKSDALVIEALRQVDIPHYRALILRKTYPQLSDLVDKSQMYYRRAFPQAQYNATAHVWNFPSGAKIYFGSMQYTKDRTNYQGKAYDFIGFDELTHFEWEEYSYMMSRNRPTGPGTRVYMRATTNPGGIGHGWVKARFITPAPPGTPIVEEYTVRRPDGTEQKLQRARVFIPSSIFDNPALLQNDPGYLASLAAMPEAEKQALLYGSWDSFSGQVFTEWRNDPAHYQDQRWTHVIAPFAIPKHWQIYRGFDFGFSKPFSVGWYAADEEGRLYRIKELYGCTGRPNEGLRIDPVEQAQRIREAEQNDPVLRGRVIHGVADPAIFDESRGESIAAMMERSPNFLHWKPGDHTRLAGKMQFHYRLNFDADGRPMLQVFNTCKHFIRTLPNLVYDESNVEDIDTRQEDHIYDECRYVLMENPISPPARRTALPPPDDPLDLHRQARFYRI from the coding sequence ATGAACACAGAGGAACACCGGACCCCGGTGGTGTGGCGGCCCCAGCCCCGGCAGGCCGAGTTCATGCGAAGGCCGGAGCCGGAAGCACTGTACGGCGGCGCGGCCGGCGGCGGAAAAAGCGATGCATTGGTCATCGAGGCACTGCGTCAGGTGGATATTCCACATTACAGAGCGTTGATCCTGCGCAAAACATACCCGCAGTTGTCGGATCTGGTGGACAAAAGCCAGATGTACTACCGCCGGGCCTTTCCACAGGCGCAGTACAACGCCACGGCCCATGTGTGGAACTTCCCCAGCGGGGCCAAGATCTACTTTGGCTCCATGCAGTATACCAAGGACCGCACCAATTACCAGGGCAAGGCCTACGACTTCATCGGCTTTGATGAGCTGACCCATTTTGAATGGGAAGAGTACAGCTACATGATGAGCCGCAACCGCCCCACCGGGCCGGGCACCCGGGTGTACATGCGGGCCACCACCAACCCCGGTGGCATCGGCCACGGGTGGGTGAAGGCGCGGTTCATCACCCCGGCCCCACCCGGCACGCCCATCGTGGAGGAATACACGGTGCGGCGGCCGGACGGCACCGAACAGAAGCTGCAGCGGGCAAGGGTGTTCATCCCTTCCAGCATTTTCGACAACCCGGCTCTGCTGCAGAACGATCCCGGTTATCTGGCCAGCCTGGCTGCCATGCCGGAAGCGGAAAAGCAGGCGCTGCTCTATGGCAGCTGGGACAGCTTTTCCGGCCAGGTGTTCACCGAGTGGCGCAACGACCCGGCCCACTATCAGGATCAGCGCTGGACCCACGTCATTGCCCCGTTTGCCATCCCGAAGCACTGGCAGATCTACCGGGGGTTCGACTTCGGGTTTTCCAAGCCGTTCTCGGTGGGGTGGTATGCGGCCGATGAAGAGGGGCGGCTCTACCGCATCAAAGAGCTGTACGGCTGCACCGGCCGCCCCAACGAGGGCCTGCGCATCGACCCGGTGGAACAGGCCCAGCGCATCCGGGAGGCGGAGCAGAACGACCCCGTGCTGCGGGGGCGGGTGATCCATGGCGTTGCCGACCCGGCCATCTTTGATGAGAGCCGGGGCGAGAGCATCGCGGCCATGATGGAGCGGAGCCCCAACTTCCTGCACTGGAAGCCCGGCGACCACACCCGCCTTGCGGGAAAGATGCAGTTCCACTACCGGCTCAACTTCGACGCCGACGGCCGCCCGATGCTGCAGGTGTTCAATACCTGCAAACACTTCATCCGTACGCTGCCGAACCTCGTGTACGACGAGAGCAACGTGGAGGATATCGACACCCGGCAGGAGGACCACATTTATGATGAGTGCCGGTATGTGCTGATGGAGAACCCCATTAGCCCGCCGGCCCGGCGCACGGCCCTGCCGCCGCCGGATGACCCGCTGGACCTGCACCGGCAGGCAAGATTTTACAGGATCTGA
- a CDS encoding sugar ABC transporter ATP-binding protein: MSEYRLVMKGVVKTFPGVKALDHAQLELRPGKVMALMGENGAGKSTLMKCMFGIYKMDEGEIEYEGEKVTIPTPLDALNRGIAMVHQELQPIPARTVAENIWLGRYPTKSYGPITVVDHPKMYKDTEELLKKLKLDINPHAKLGSLSIAQMQMVEIAKAVSANCKVLILDEPTSSLTANEVESLFRIMRELKALGVALVYISHKMDEIKVIADEVTIMRDGQYIGKWEVADMTKEQIIAKMVGRELSNLFPPLENHPSDEVMMKVEDFTSIHPRSFRHCSFELKKGEILGVAGLVGAQRTELMEGIFGLRAHTSGKVWIKGEEVTIKQPRDAIRKSVALLTEDRRATGIMGVLSVADNISIASLDALRKGPIMLDNKKILDLVATNKEKMAIKVPSPKTQIKSLSGGNQQKVLIARWLANNPDVLILDEPTRGIDVGAKYEIYCIIAELAKQGKSIIMISSEMSEIIGMSNRVMVMCDGRITGFIDGKDATQENIMALATQFETAPTAAANQ; the protein is encoded by the coding sequence ATGTCAGAATACCGTCTGGTAATGAAAGGCGTGGTCAAGACCTTCCCCGGCGTCAAAGCGCTGGATCACGCACAGCTGGAGCTTCGCCCGGGCAAGGTCATGGCGCTGATGGGTGAAAACGGCGCCGGTAAGTCCACATTGATGAAATGCATGTTCGGCATTTACAAGATGGACGAGGGCGAGATCGAATACGAAGGCGAAAAAGTCACCATCCCCACCCCGTTGGATGCACTGAACCGCGGCATTGCCATGGTGCATCAGGAGCTGCAGCCCATCCCGGCCCGTACCGTGGCCGAGAACATCTGGCTGGGGCGCTACCCCACCAAGAGCTATGGCCCCATCACCGTGGTGGATCACCCCAAAATGTACAAGGACACCGAGGAGCTGCTCAAGAAGCTGAAGCTGGACATCAACCCCCATGCAAAGCTCGGCTCCCTGAGCATCGCTCAGATGCAGATGGTGGAAATCGCCAAGGCCGTTTCCGCAAACTGCAAGGTGCTGATCCTGGACGAGCCCACTTCCTCCCTGACCGCAAACGAAGTGGAATCCCTGTTCCGCATCATGCGGGAGCTGAAGGCTCTGGGCGTCGCACTGGTCTACATCAGCCATAAGATGGACGAGATCAAGGTCATCGCCGACGAAGTCACCATCATGCGCGATGGCCAGTACATCGGCAAGTGGGAAGTGGCGGACATGACCAAGGAGCAGATCATCGCCAAGATGGTCGGCCGTGAGCTGTCCAACCTGTTCCCCCCGCTGGAGAATCATCCCTCCGACGAAGTGATGATGAAGGTGGAGGACTTCACCTCCATCCATCCCCGCTCCTTCCGCCACTGCAGCTTTGAGCTGAAAAAGGGCGAGATCCTGGGCGTGGCCGGTCTGGTGGGTGCCCAGCGTACCGAACTGATGGAAGGCATCTTCGGCCTGCGTGCCCACACCTCCGGCAAGGTGTGGATCAAGGGCGAAGAGGTCACCATCAAGCAGCCCCGCGACGCCATCCGGAAGAGCGTGGCTCTGCTGACCGAGGACCGCCGCGCCACCGGCATCATGGGTGTGCTGAGCGTGGCCGACAACATCTCCATCGCTTCGCTGGACGCCCTGCGCAAGGGCCCCATCATGCTGGACAACAAGAAGATCCTGGATCTGGTGGCCACCAACAAAGAGAAGATGGCCATCAAGGTGCCCAGCCCCAAGACCCAGATCAAGAGCCTGTCCGGCGGCAACCAGCAGAAGGTGCTGATCGCCCGCTGGCTGGCCAACAACCCCGATGTGCTGATCCTGGACGAGCCCACCCGCGGCATCGACGTCGGTGCCAAGTACGAGATCTACTGCATCATTGCCGAGCTGGCCAAGCAGGGCAAGAGCATCATCATGATCTCCTCCGAAATGAGCGAGATCATTGGTATGTCCAACCGTGTCATGGTCATGTGCGATGGCCGCATCACCGGCTTCATCGACGGCAAGGACGCCACCCAGGAAAACATCATGGCTCTGGCCACCCAGTTCGAGACCGCACCCACCGCTGCGGCGAATCAGTAA